A window of Verrucomicrobia bacterium CG1_02_43_26 contains these coding sequences:
- a CDS encoding single-stranded DNA-binding protein, translated as MSTTNSLIKITERFSSDVSNLSFSNPTVYVYNPLEYAWKSHVAYLSKYASSPKKIVFLGMNPGPWGMAQTGVPFGEIPAIRDWLKISELVDKPKQEHPNRPIVGFNCARSEVSGRRLWGLFKERFSSPDIFFKDHFVANYCPLVFMEESGKNRTPDKLPAHEANLLYNLCDDYLRQTVNILKPDWLIGVGGFAEARAQEALKGIDIKIGRILHPSPASPAANKDWSGKVTQQLTDLNIWS; from the coding sequence ATGAGCACTACAAATTCCTTAATCAAAATCACCGAGAGATTTTCAAGCGATGTCTCCAATTTATCGTTCTCAAATCCTACCGTGTACGTGTATAATCCTCTTGAATACGCCTGGAAATCCCACGTGGCCTACCTTTCCAAATACGCTTCTTCTCCTAAAAAAATTGTTTTCTTAGGGATGAATCCGGGTCCTTGGGGTATGGCGCAAACGGGTGTGCCTTTCGGTGAAATTCCCGCTATACGAGACTGGCTAAAGATTAGCGAATTAGTAGACAAACCCAAACAGGAACACCCGAATCGTCCCATCGTAGGGTTTAACTGCGCTCGCTCAGAGGTAAGTGGTCGTAGGCTTTGGGGGCTCTTTAAGGAGCGTTTTTCTTCTCCTGATATTTTTTTTAAGGACCACTTTGTCGCAAACTACTGTCCGCTCGTCTTCATGGAGGAGTCTGGCAAAAATAGAACTCCGGATAAACTTCCCGCGCACGAGGCTAATCTTTTATATAATCTCTGTGATGATTATCTCCGCCAAACCGTAAACATTTTAAAACCGGATTGGCTAATCGGTGTTGGTGGTTTCGCGGAAGCGCGTGCCCAAGAGGCACTCAAGGGAATAGATATTAAAATCGGTCGCATCCTACACCCTAGTCCTGCCAGTCCCGCCGCAAATAAGGATTGGTCGGGCAAGGTCACACAGCAACTCACCGACCTTAACATCTGGTCTTAA
- a CDS encoding DNA (cytosine-5-)-methyltransferase: protein MKEFYSLTEVADMLSVSKETLRRWDKNNYLKPIRHPINNYRVYPAFSLKKFEQLGFLFDNNISINEKPLKDFSLIELFSGAGGLALGLETAGLKCELLNDNDRNACNTLKKNRPGWNIIEGDVSQLDFSPYKGKIDVVAGGFPCQAFSYAGKKLGLKDARGTLFYEFARAVDEIKPLICVGENVRGLLNHENGNTLQGMISVLDELGYDVIPPRVLKAIFYRVPQKRERLLLVGLKRGCGLNFDFPQPHKEIYTLKDALKKGRLFDSDVPPSPGQLFSPMKKRVMQHVPPGGYWRDLPIELQKEYMKSSFFQGGGKTGMARRMHWDEPCLTLTCNPSQKQTERCHPEETRPFTVREYARIQTFPDNWEFVGSLSSQYKQIGNAVPVNFAREVGYALIKTLNAYYSSTMQAKEEMQLAI from the coding sequence ATGAAAGAATTTTACTCATTGACAGAGGTAGCGGACATGCTTTCCGTTTCAAAAGAAACGTTACGCAGATGGGATAAAAATAATTACCTCAAACCCATCCGACACCCGATAAATAACTATCGAGTTTACCCTGCTTTCTCTTTAAAAAAATTCGAGCAACTTGGATTTTTATTTGATAACAACATATCAATTAATGAAAAACCTTTAAAAGACTTTTCATTAATTGAACTTTTTTCAGGCGCTGGGGGGTTAGCACTTGGCCTTGAAACAGCTGGATTAAAATGTGAATTACTGAACGATAATGATCGTAATGCATGCAATACCCTGAAGAAAAATCGCCCTGGATGGAATATCATCGAAGGAGATGTTTCACAACTAGATTTCTCCCCATACAAAGGAAAAATAGATGTCGTTGCGGGAGGCTTCCCATGCCAAGCGTTCAGTTACGCAGGAAAAAAACTCGGTCTAAAGGATGCAAGGGGTACCTTGTTTTATGAATTCGCAAGAGCAGTTGATGAAATCAAGCCGCTCATATGTGTAGGTGAAAATGTCCGTGGTTTACTTAATCATGAGAACGGAAATACTCTTCAAGGCATGATTTCAGTTTTAGATGAACTTGGTTATGATGTTATTCCACCTAGAGTACTCAAAGCCATTTTTTATCGAGTTCCTCAAAAAAGAGAACGGCTTTTGTTAGTCGGCTTAAAACGTGGATGCGGATTGAATTTTGATTTCCCGCAACCCCATAAAGAAATATATACATTAAAAGATGCTTTAAAAAAAGGCAGGTTATTTGACTCAGACGTACCCCCATCACCTGGTCAGCTTTTTTCTCCAATGAAAAAACGAGTAATGCAACATGTTCCGCCCGGTGGATATTGGAGGGATCTCCCTATAGAGCTCCAAAAAGAATATATGAAAAGTAGTTTTTTCCAAGGTGGAGGCAAAACAGGAATGGCAAGGAGAATGCATTGGGACGAACCCTGCTTGACACTAACCTGTAACCCATCCCAGAAACAAACAGAAAGGTGTCATCCTGAAGAAACCCGACCTTTTACCGTTCGTGAATATGCGCGCATACAAACATTCCCTGATAATTGGGAATTTGTGGGTTCCTTATCATCTCAATACAAACAAATTGGCAATGCTGTTCCAGTAAATTTTGCTAGGGAAGTAGGCTATGCATTAATAAAAACATTGAACGCCTACTATTCTTCAACAATGCAGGCAAAGGAAGAAATGCAGCTAGCCATCTAA
- a CDS encoding phosphate acyltransferase PlsX has protein sequence MMRQSSSGELNKLVIDVMGGDLGPQEVIAGVALAVKELGRRLPEVILVGNESQIQPLLKEYGISDKKKISVMHASEVIEMDDKPIQALKAKKDSSMVRALELVKDGKAQAVLSCGNTGSLMAGGTIKLRTLSGVERPALASIVPSCDKRHFVLIDGGANPEPTAEQMAHNAVLGNAYYRAMFSVDKPRVGLLTIGTEEGKGVTLTRNTHELLKQLDGLINYLGLIEGFQLFNNEVDVVVCDGFVGNVLLKSWESMIHAAQKAVKEELSRNFMRKIAAILFRGSYYSIKNQFDPDRYGAVPLLGLTGMVLKAHGSSNRMGIKNAIKAACTLFQHEMDDQIAMDIEAANQLMRPQLDSENPAT, from the coding sequence ATGATGCGACAATCATCAAGCGGAGAACTAAACAAGCTTGTTATTGACGTGATGGGTGGAGATTTAGGTCCCCAGGAAGTCATTGCCGGCGTTGCGCTAGCGGTGAAAGAACTGGGCAGGCGCCTTCCTGAAGTTATTCTAGTAGGGAACGAAAGCCAAATCCAGCCATTACTGAAAGAGTACGGTATCAGCGACAAAAAGAAGATATCCGTGATGCATGCTTCTGAAGTTATCGAAATGGATGACAAGCCGATACAAGCGCTTAAAGCCAAGAAGGATTCCTCTATGGTGCGGGCATTGGAATTGGTGAAAGACGGCAAGGCGCAAGCGGTTTTGAGCTGTGGCAATACGGGGAGTTTGATGGCCGGCGGGACGATTAAGCTAAGGACGCTTTCCGGGGTAGAAAGACCTGCGTTGGCAAGCATTGTGCCAAGTTGTGATAAACGCCATTTTGTTTTAATAGACGGCGGTGCTAATCCAGAGCCAACTGCGGAGCAAATGGCGCATAATGCAGTTTTAGGAAATGCCTATTATAGGGCGATGTTTTCTGTGGATAAACCAAGAGTTGGTTTGTTGACGATTGGGACAGAAGAAGGCAAGGGTGTTACGCTGACGCGTAATACGCACGAATTATTAAAGCAATTGGATGGTTTGATTAACTATTTAGGCCTTATAGAAGGATTTCAGTTGTTTAATAATGAAGTGGATGTTGTTGTTTGTGATGGTTTTGTGGGCAATGTTTTATTGAAGAGTTGGGAATCGATGATTCATGCGGCTCAAAAAGCAGTTAAGGAAGAGCTGTCTAGGAATTTTATGCGTAAAATTGCGGCGATATTGTTCAGAGGATCCTATTATTCTATTAAGAACCAATTTGACCCGGATCGCTATGGTGCGGTACCCCTGTTGGGGTTAACCGGGATGGTGTTAAAGGCGCACGGCTCTAGCAATCGCATGGGTATTAAAAATGCGATTAAGGCGGCTTGTACGCTCTTTCAGCATGAGATGGATGACCAGATTGCAATGGATATAGAAGCTGCTAATCAGTTAATGAGACCTCAATTGGATTCTGAAAATCCTGCTACGTGA
- a CDS encoding 5'/3'-nucleotidase SurE, whose protein sequence is MKKILVTNDDGIDSFFLKTLVEALREKFDVTVAAPLTEQSWIGRAISRDRVVHMAEYEGYDCPAYALDGTPADCVNIALAHLFEERPAAVVSGINIGSNTGRPIILSSGTLGAAIEGAAWNVPSIACSHFLEVEEYVGIRDKHGVVEGELLLSLQNAAKRMAMFTEEMVSCWDNPHVVQNINFPKATRMDTPVEFTVPETLFVGSLFKRETHSSFRFAYPNWKFDVTEETDLACIERGHISNTHFDFSEFGAIREQCRKTAVRCE, encoded by the coding sequence ATGAAAAAGATATTGGTGACGAACGATGATGGTATTGATTCCTTTTTTTTAAAGACCCTGGTGGAGGCTTTGCGGGAGAAGTTTGACGTGACGGTGGCGGCGCCGTTGACGGAGCAGAGCTGGATTGGGCGTGCGATTAGCCGAGATAGAGTGGTGCATATGGCGGAGTATGAGGGGTATGATTGCCCGGCGTATGCGCTTGATGGGACACCGGCTGATTGCGTGAATATTGCGTTGGCACATTTGTTTGAAGAAAGACCGGCGGCGGTGGTTTCCGGTATTAATATTGGGAGTAATACGGGAAGGCCGATTATTTTGAGCTCGGGGACCTTGGGGGCTGCGATTGAGGGCGCGGCGTGGAATGTGCCTTCTATTGCTTGTTCGCATTTTTTGGAAGTCGAGGAGTATGTGGGGATACGCGACAAGCATGGTGTTGTGGAAGGGGAGCTATTGTTGTCCTTACAGAACGCGGCGAAGCGGATGGCGATGTTTACGGAAGAGATGGTGTCTTGTTGGGATAATCCGCATGTTGTGCAAAATATTAATTTCCCAAAAGCGACACGCATGGATACGCCCGTGGAGTTTACGGTGCCGGAGACCCTGTTTGTAGGCTCACTCTTTAAGCGAGAGACGCATTCATCGTTTCGATTTGCGTATCCGAACTGGAAGTTTGACGTGACGGAAGAGACGGACTTGGCTTGTATTGAAAGAGGGCATATTAGTAATACGCATTTTGATTTTTCGGAGTTTGGAGCGATACGCGAGCAGTGTCGGAAGACGGCTGTTCGATGCGAGTAG
- a CDS encoding aspartate aminotransferase, whose translation MKLELSGLAEELSPSPTLAVDAKAKALIAAGEDVCGFGPGEPDFDTPEFIKEACIKALRDGKTKYINVAGLPELRTALVSKYKEDNKLSIKAEQVVVSPGGKLSCLLAILATCNAGDEVIIPTPYWVSYPEMLKFAGAKAVFIETSDKTNFKITPDQFKEAITPKTKLFILNSPSNPTGMVYTRKELEAIAAVALEHGVYIMSDEIYEYLLYGKAEHHSPASFSAEMAELVITVSGFSKSFSMTGWRLGTLVANERIAKAVAKIQGQMTSNATTFAQYGALAALENKAESKKAIDGMVKVFNERRLMMLKGLRSIPGVECLEAEAAFYLFPKIASFGMSSTDFATKLLEEEKVALVPGMAFGTDDYVRLSYATSNEIINKGLERLGRFCQRLG comes from the coding sequence ATGAAGCTTGAATTGTCTGGACTTGCAGAAGAGTTGTCACCTTCGCCGACGTTGGCAGTGGACGCGAAAGCAAAAGCGTTAATTGCTGCAGGGGAAGACGTGTGTGGTTTTGGCCCGGGCGAGCCTGATTTTGACACGCCTGAGTTTATCAAAGAAGCGTGTATTAAAGCGCTTCGGGACGGTAAGACGAAGTATATCAACGTGGCCGGTTTGCCGGAGTTGAGGACGGCGTTGGTTAGTAAGTATAAAGAAGATAACAAGCTTTCGATAAAAGCGGAGCAAGTTGTCGTGAGCCCCGGGGGGAAGTTATCCTGCCTGTTGGCGATATTGGCGACCTGTAATGCCGGGGATGAAGTGATTATACCGACCCCGTATTGGGTGAGTTATCCGGAGATGTTGAAATTCGCGGGCGCGAAGGCGGTGTTTATTGAAACGAGTGACAAGACGAATTTCAAGATCACTCCTGATCAATTTAAAGAAGCGATCACGCCGAAGACGAAGTTATTTATATTAAACAGCCCCTCTAACCCGACGGGAATGGTGTATACGCGAAAAGAGCTTGAGGCGATCGCGGCAGTGGCGTTGGAACATGGTGTGTACATTATGTCTGACGAGATTTACGAATACCTGTTGTATGGAAAAGCGGAGCACCACAGCCCTGCATCCTTTAGCGCGGAGATGGCGGAACTTGTTATTACGGTGAGTGGGTTTAGTAAATCCTTTTCGATGACCGGGTGGCGATTAGGCACGCTGGTAGCGAATGAACGCATTGCAAAAGCGGTTGCTAAGATACAAGGGCAGATGACCTCGAACGCGACGACCTTTGCGCAGTATGGGGCATTGGCGGCATTGGAGAATAAAGCCGAGTCCAAAAAAGCCATAGATGGCATGGTAAAAGTGTTTAACGAAAGACGCCTTATGATGCTGAAAGGCTTAAGGAGTATTCCAGGAGTGGAATGTTTGGAGGCGGAAGCTGCCTTTTATTTATTTCCCAAGATTGCATCCTTTGGGATGAGTTCTACGGATTTCGCGACGAAACTGCTTGAAGAAGAGAAAGTGGCGCTTGTGCCCGGAATGGCCTTTGGTACGGATGATTATGTACGGTTGAGCTATGCGACATCAAACGAAATCATTAACAAGGGGCTAGAGCGACTTGGGCGTTTTTGTCAGCGATTAGGGTGA
- a CDS encoding pyruvate dehydrogenase complex dihydrolipoamide acetyltransferase encodes MPVVIDMPKLSDTMTTGTLVKWLKNEGDAVSSGDMIAEVETDKATMELENFEDGVLLKHYVKEGESVIIGAPICAVGQEGEEVPEAATGGSEPEAPKQKQAEPEQPKKEEAKVEVTQEEEEDEEVFEDEEDERVKASPLAKMVAREKGISLKGVKGSGPDGRIVKKDVLVVAEKKPAGVEAAGSKVAKVEAASSAPIINQALMSGEDKDMPVSNMRATIARRLVEAKAQAPHFYLEVEVDVEALVQMREEINRGCEADGIKFTINDFIMKATAVALKRVPAVNSSWLGDKIRQYASVHLAFGVAIEDGLVTPVIRDCQAKSLRQISLEAKDYIQKARNKKLKPEEMSGSTFTVTNLGMFGISRFYGIINLPNAAILSVGGTATKPVVKSDGTIGVGQIMTIGISGDHRVIDGASAAKFLAELRKLLEKPSVMLV; translated from the coding sequence ATGCCAGTAGTAATAGACATGCCCAAGTTGAGTGACACCATGACCACCGGTACGTTGGTGAAGTGGTTGAAGAATGAAGGGGACGCCGTTTCTTCCGGAGATATGATTGCTGAAGTCGAGACAGACAAGGCGACCATGGAACTGGAAAACTTCGAAGATGGCGTTCTTTTGAAGCATTATGTGAAAGAAGGGGAATCTGTTATTATTGGAGCACCGATTTGTGCCGTAGGGCAAGAAGGCGAAGAAGTGCCGGAAGCTGCTACTGGAGGAAGTGAACCGGAAGCGCCTAAGCAAAAGCAAGCGGAGCCAGAGCAGCCTAAAAAAGAAGAAGCAAAGGTTGAAGTCACTCAAGAAGAAGAAGAGGACGAGGAAGTTTTTGAAGACGAAGAAGATGAGCGCGTAAAGGCTTCACCCTTAGCTAAAATGGTTGCTCGTGAAAAAGGTATTTCATTAAAGGGCGTGAAGGGGTCAGGCCCCGATGGGCGCATCGTTAAGAAAGACGTATTGGTCGTGGCGGAAAAGAAGCCTGCTGGTGTTGAAGCTGCGGGTAGTAAGGTGGCTAAAGTAGAAGCAGCCTCATCTGCACCGATTATCAATCAAGCGTTGATGAGTGGCGAAGATAAGGATATGCCTGTCAGTAACATGCGTGCTACGATAGCGCGTCGTTTAGTAGAGGCTAAGGCTCAAGCACCTCATTTTTACTTAGAGGTTGAGGTGGACGTGGAAGCTTTGGTACAGATGCGTGAAGAGATCAATCGCGGCTGTGAAGCGGATGGCATCAAGTTTACGATCAATGATTTCATAATGAAGGCCACTGCGGTTGCATTAAAGAGGGTACCAGCGGTCAATTCATCTTGGTTGGGCGATAAGATACGCCAATACGCAAGTGTGCATTTAGCATTTGGGGTGGCAATTGAAGATGGTTTGGTAACACCTGTTATTCGGGATTGTCAGGCTAAGTCATTGCGCCAGATTAGTTTAGAGGCGAAGGATTATATTCAAAAGGCTCGAAATAAGAAGTTAAAGCCTGAAGAAATGTCCGGATCTACTTTTACGGTAACGAATTTAGGGATGTTTGGGATTTCCCGGTTTTATGGGATTATTAATTTGCCAAACGCAGCGATTTTATCTGTTGGCGGAACGGCTACAAAGCCGGTAGTGAAGTCCGATGGAACGATAGGTGTCGGGCAAATCATGACCATTGGCATCAGTGGAGATCACCGCGTAATTGATGGGGCAAGTGCCGCAAAATTCCTAGCAGAACTTAGAAAATTACTCGAAAAACCGAGCGTGATGTTGGTTTAA
- a CDS encoding ribulose-phosphate 3-epimerase — protein MSKYPNRVAPSILAGDHARMFDSLKIVEASGVEWLHLDIMDGHFVPNLSFGPQMVSALRKESKLYFDTHLMLDNPDKYIEAFATAGSNNITIHVEPDYPIMETLSRIRRLGCSCGIALNPGTAVSAVTPFLGHVDLVLAMTVQPGFGGQSFREDVLPKIDELNQLREQYGYAYRIEVDGGIDIETSLTCKELGSDTFVAGTAFFKAEDKKQFVDILEK, from the coding sequence ATGAGTAAGTACCCTAATCGAGTAGCCCCATCGATCCTTGCGGGAGACCATGCGCGGATGTTCGACAGTTTAAAGATTGTAGAAGCCAGTGGCGTTGAGTGGCTGCATTTAGATATTATGGACGGACACTTTGTGCCCAATTTGTCCTTTGGGCCACAGATGGTGAGTGCGTTACGCAAAGAAAGTAAATTATACTTTGATACTCATTTGATGTTGGATAATCCTGACAAGTATATAGAAGCCTTTGCGACTGCGGGATCTAATAATATAACGATACATGTTGAACCCGATTACCCGATTATGGAGACCCTTTCGCGGATAAGAAGATTGGGGTGTAGCTGTGGAATAGCATTGAACCCCGGTACAGCGGTGAGCGCGGTAACCCCCTTTCTTGGGCACGTTGATCTGGTGTTAGCCATGACCGTGCAACCCGGGTTTGGCGGACAAAGTTTTAGAGAAGACGTACTACCGAAGATTGATGAACTGAATCAATTACGGGAACAGTATGGTTATGCCTATCGGATAGAAGTCGATGGGGGTATAGACATTGAGACGAGTTTAACCTGTAAGGAATTAGGCAGTGATACCTTTGTTGCCGGTACTGCTTTTTTTAAAGCGGAAGACAAAAAGCAGTTTGTTGACATTTTGGAAAAGTAA
- a CDS encoding acetyl-CoA carboxylase carboxyltransferase subunit alpha, which produces MSKPKFSLDFEKPLRILEEQLESLRASSIQEKVDMADEIDAIERKLEATKAQIYKGLTPWQKIQLARHPQRPYSLDYIGAIFEDFQELHGDRNFRDDRAIIGGTAFFQGEPVMIIAQQKGRTTKENLMRNFGSPNPEGYRKALRLMKMAEKFNLPIISFIDTPGAYPGVQSEERHVAEAIAVNIRDMAQLQVPIIAIVIGEGGSGGALGIAVADRVLILENAYYSVISPEGCAAILWKDRAFAPQAAEALQITADKLLELGIVDGIITEPTGGAHTNKDLAAKSVKAAIQQELKTLKTMNGTQLTDKRYEKYRALGTFYESAQD; this is translated from the coding sequence ATGAGCAAACCGAAGTTCAGCCTAGATTTTGAAAAACCTCTCCGTATTCTAGAGGAGCAACTAGAGAGCCTGCGCGCCTCTTCCATTCAGGAAAAGGTTGATATGGCCGATGAAATTGACGCCATCGAACGCAAGCTAGAAGCCACCAAGGCTCAGATCTATAAAGGCCTCACGCCTTGGCAAAAGATCCAGCTCGCGCGCCACCCACAGCGCCCTTACTCGCTAGACTACATAGGCGCTATCTTCGAGGACTTCCAGGAGCTCCATGGCGACCGCAATTTCAGGGACGATCGCGCTATAATCGGCGGCACAGCCTTCTTCCAGGGCGAGCCCGTCATGATCATCGCTCAACAAAAGGGCCGTACGACCAAAGAAAACCTCATGCGCAACTTCGGATCCCCCAACCCAGAGGGCTACCGTAAAGCGCTCCGGCTCATGAAGATGGCCGAAAAATTCAACCTCCCCATCATCTCTTTTATAGACACGCCTGGCGCCTATCCTGGCGTACAGTCAGAGGAACGCCACGTAGCAGAGGCCATCGCAGTCAACATCCGTGATATGGCTCAACTCCAAGTCCCCATCATCGCCATCGTCATCGGCGAAGGCGGCTCTGGTGGTGCCCTAGGCATCGCTGTAGCAGACCGCGTCCTCATCCTCGAAAACGCTTATTATTCCGTAATTTCACCCGAAGGCTGTGCCGCAATCCTCTGGAAGGATCGCGCCTTCGCCCCACAAGCCGCAGAAGCCCTACAAATAACAGCAGATAAGCTCCTCGAGCTCGGCATAGTAGACGGCATCATCACAGAGCCAACCGGCGGGGCACACACCAACAAAGATTTAGCCGCCAAGTCCGTCAAAGCCGCCATCCAACAAGAGCTCAAAACGCTCAAAACCATGAACGGCACTCAGCTAACAGACAAACGCTACGAAAAATACCGAGCCCTCGGCACTTTCTACGAATCAGCCCAAGACTAA
- a CDS encoding 3-oxoacyl-ACP synthase: protein MSLTEPSIIFKGVGSYLPEKVMTNHDLEKLVDTSDEWIVTRTGISERRIAAEGETTSAMAVEAAKKAILNAGLEPKDIDLVIVGTMTPDYPFPATACIVQDKLGLRAIPAFDVSGACAGFCYCLEVASKMMLAGEYKHVLVIGSEKMSGILDWEDRATCVLFGDGAGAAVLGKTDKPNVGILGTMMGTDGKYLKLLYQPGGGSAQPITPDTLSARMNCLKMNGRELFKVVVRRLEQAMQELLDRYNIEPSDIACLIPHQANLRIVMALSQRFGIPMEKFFINLDRYGNTSAASIPIALDEAVTAKRIKSGDLVLLVSFGAGLTWGATLIQWH from the coding sequence ATGAGTTTAACTGAGCCATCTATCATTTTTAAAGGAGTGGGATCTTATCTTCCAGAGAAGGTGATGACCAATCATGACTTAGAGAAGCTTGTGGACACCTCGGACGAGTGGATTGTTACGCGGACGGGAATATCTGAGAGACGGATTGCGGCAGAAGGTGAAACGACATCTGCGATGGCCGTGGAAGCCGCAAAAAAAGCTATTTTAAATGCGGGATTAGAGCCCAAGGATATTGATTTAGTGATTGTGGGAACGATGACGCCCGATTACCCCTTTCCCGCCACTGCTTGTATTGTGCAGGATAAGTTAGGGTTACGTGCTATTCCGGCCTTTGATGTGAGTGGTGCGTGTGCTGGGTTTTGCTATTGCCTGGAAGTTGCTTCTAAAATGATGTTGGCTGGGGAGTATAAACACGTGCTGGTTATAGGCAGTGAAAAGATGTCCGGCATATTGGATTGGGAAGATCGTGCTACCTGTGTATTGTTTGGAGACGGAGCCGGGGCAGCAGTCTTGGGGAAAACAGATAAACCGAATGTCGGTATTTTAGGAACGATGATGGGGACAGACGGCAAGTATTTGAAGTTACTCTATCAGCCCGGAGGTGGCTCTGCGCAGCCTATTACGCCAGATACCTTAAGTGCTCGGATGAATTGCCTGAAGATGAATGGCAGAGAGCTATTTAAAGTAGTGGTGCGCCGATTGGAGCAAGCGATGCAAGAGTTGCTTGACCGCTATAATATAGAACCCTCCGATATTGCGTGTTTAATTCCGCATCAAGCGAATTTAAGAATTGTTATGGCGCTATCTCAGCGATTTGGGATACCGATGGAAAAATTTTTTATTAACCTGGATCGTTACGGCAATACCTCCGCAGCCTCTATCCCTATTGCTTTAGACGAAGCGGTGACCGCGAAAAGAATTAAATCTGGGGACCTTGTTTTACTCGTGTCCTTTGGCGCGGGGTTGACTTGGGGAGCAACGCTCATACAATGGCACTAA
- a CDS encoding restriction endonuclease, whose protein sequence is MSDEVKKNEILQKAKSWFKEVIIEAHIKNTKILSNPKQFKINPFLVNYLARFFTGDCSPESIARVLIYPRMLSTSINTSFGQNLQNFISKVLNAFGSVISGIDIEFEDQVDGRKKFCQVKLGPNTINKDDVKTINDHFHSIRNLAKTNRFELGSNDLIVGVLYGGKDQLSTHYKNIEKKHFYPVYVGEAFWQRLTGDNAFYQKLISAFNEIKLDVDSLRLIEETVQELAKSAEIIRLAEQVSEKTHILDEDAYL, encoded by the coding sequence ATGAGTGACGAAGTGAAAAAAAACGAGATTTTGCAAAAAGCGAAATCCTGGTTTAAAGAAGTTATTATAGAAGCGCATATTAAGAATACAAAAATTCTATCAAATCCAAAGCAATTTAAGATCAATCCTTTTTTGGTGAACTATTTGGCTAGGTTTTTTACGGGTGACTGTAGTCCAGAGTCGATTGCCAGAGTATTGATTTATCCGCGTATGTTATCTACGTCAATAAACACATCATTCGGGCAGAATTTACAAAATTTTATTAGCAAAGTTTTAAATGCTTTTGGTAGTGTAATATCAGGTATTGATATAGAATTTGAAGACCAAGTAGATGGTCGGAAAAAGTTCTGTCAGGTTAAGCTAGGTCCAAATACTATCAATAAAGATGACGTGAAAACCATAAATGATCACTTTCATTCCATAAGAAATTTGGCTAAGACAAATCGCTTCGAACTTGGGAGCAACGACTTAATTGTAGGTGTTTTGTATGGAGGGAAAGATCAATTAAGTACACATTATAAAAATATAGAAAAGAAGCATTTTTATCCTGTGTATGTGGGCGAAGCGTTTTGGCAAAGATTGACGGGAGACAATGCGTTTTATCAAAAATTAATCTCTGCCTTTAATGAGATAAAACTGGACGTAGACAGCTTACGATTGATTGAAGAAACCGTTCAAGAATTAGCTAAGTCAGCTGAGATTATTCGATTAGCGGAACAAGTGAGTGAGAAGACACATATTTTGGACGAAGATGCGTATCTATAA